TATAACGTAAGCGTTCGAAATATAAAAATTCGCATAGCTTGCTGGAAGACGCTGTCCATCAAAGTAGAGCGGTTCGGGCATTGGAAGTTCCACAACTTGTACTTTCGACCCATCTTGAAGAGTCATAGTCTCAAGCCGCTCTCGGTTCTCTTTAAGTGAAATATAATTTTCATCTTTAGGATTATTTTCTTGAACTATTACGACTGTATTTGGATTTACAAACCTGCAGAGGTCATCAACATGTCCATGCGTATCATCGCCGGCTATACCTTTACCGAGCCAAAGAACATTTGTTATGCCAAGATACTTTTTAAATACTTCTTCGTAATCTGTTTTTGTAAATCCTGGATTTCTCACTTGAACCTTCGTATCCATCAAACATTCTTCTGTTGTGATGAGTGTTCCTCGACCATTTGTATCAATTGCGCCACCTTCCAAAATAACATGACGATTTTCGTGTAGTGCTGGAATTAAAGGGAGTTGATATTTTCTTGAGATTGTTTGTGGAATCCTCAAATCATATTTATGATTCGGATATTTCGCCCAGCCGTTAAATCTGAATTGCACGGCTTGCATTTTGCTTTCGTTTGTTTTCACAAATGCAGGGGAAGAATCTCGAAGCCAGCCCCGGTCTGTTTTTAGTTTTATGAATTCTATATTTGAAAGGTCAGCA
The Ignavibacteria bacterium genome window above contains:
- a CDS encoding agmatine deiminase family protein gives rise to the protein MKIEIELKNPLLPAEWEKHEATYIGCPHNKNDWPGKFTPILWVYGEIVKRICEGEIVRIFVNDKTHEQSAIRMLRKTNADLSNIEFIKLKTDRGWLRDSSPAFVKTNESKMQAVQFRFNGWAKYPNHKYDLRIPQTISRKYQLPLIPALHENRHVILEGGAIDTNGRGTLITTEECLMDTKVQVRNPGFTKTDYEEVFKKYLGITNVLWLGKGIAGDDTHGHVDDLCRFVNPNTVVIVQENNPKDENYISLKENRERLETMTLQDGSKVQVVELPMPEPLYFDGQRLPASYANFYISNAYVIVPTFNDPMDRIALGILAELFLDRKVVGIHSVDLVWGLGTIHCLTHEHPAE